From a region of the Canis lupus dingo isolate Sandy chromosome 5, ASM325472v2, whole genome shotgun sequence genome:
- the CHD3 gene encoding chromodomain-helicase-DNA-binding protein 3 isoform X13: MASPLRDEEEEEEEMVVSEEEEEEEEEGDEEEEEVEAADEDYEEDDDEGVLGRGPGHDRGRDRHSPPGCHLFPPPPPPPLPPPPPPPPPPDKDDIRLLPSALGVKKRKRGPKKQKENKPGKPRKRKKLDSEEEFGSERDEYREKSESGGSEYGTGPGRKRRRKHREKKEKKTKRRKKGEGDGGQKQVEQKSSATLLLTWGLEDVEHVFSEEDYHTLTNYKAFSQFMRPLIAKKNPKIPMSKMMTILGAKWREFSANNPFKGSAAAVAAAAAAAAAAVAEQVSAAVSSAAPVAPSGPPTLPPPPSADTQPPPIRRAKTKEGKGPGHKRRSKSPRVPDGRKKLRGKKMAPLKIKLGLLGGKRKKGGSYVLQSDEGPEPEAEESDLDSGSVHSASGRPDGPVRTKKLKRGRPGRKKRKVLGCPTVAGEEEVDGYETDHQDYCEVCQQGGEIILCDTCPRAYHLVCLDPELDRAPEGKWSCPHCEKEGVQWEAKEEEEEYEEGEEEGEKEEEDDHMEYCRVCKDGGELLCCDACISSYHIHCLNPPLPDIPNGEWLCPRCTCPVLKGRVQKILHWRWGEPPVSVPAPQQADGNPDAPPPRPLQGRSEREFFVKWVGLSYWHCSWAKELQLEIFHLVMYRNYQRKNDMDEPPPLDYGSGEDDGKSDKRKVKDPHYAEMEEKYYRFGIKPEWMTVHRIINHSVDKKGNYHYLVKWRDLPYDQSTWEEDEMNIPEYEDHKQSYWRHRELIMGEDPAQPRKYKKKKKELQGDGPPSSPTNDPTVKYETQPRFITATGGTLHMYQLEGLNWLRFSWAQGTDTILADEMGLGKTIQTIVFLYSLYKEGHTKGPFLVSAPLSTIINWEREFQMWAPKFYVVTYTGDKDSRAIIRENEFSFEDNAIKGGKKAFKMKPGGQWLCWQREAQVKFHVLLTSYELITIDQAALGSIRWACLVVDEAHRLKNNQSKFFRVLNGYKIDHKLLLTGTPLQNNLEELFHLLNFLTPERFNNLEGFLEEFADISKEDQIKKLHDLLGPHMLRRLKADVFKNMPAKTELIVRVELSPMQKKYYKYILTRNFEALNSRGGGNQVSLLNIMMDLKKCCNHPYLFPVAAMESPKLPSGAYEGGALIKASGKLMLLQKMLRKLKEQGHRVLIFSQMTKMLDLLEDFLDYEGYKYERIDGGITGALRQEAIDRFNAPGAQQFCFLLSTRAGGLGINLATADTVIIFDSDWNPHNDIQAFSRAHRIGQANKVMIYRFVTRASVEERITQVAKRKMMLTHLVVRPGLGSKAGSMSKQELDDILKFGTEELFKDENEGENKEEDSSVIHYDNEAIARLLDRNQDATEDTDVQNMNEYLSSFKVAQYVVREEDKIEEIEREIIKQEENVDPDYWEKLLRHHYEQQQEDLARNLGKGKRVRKQVNYNDAAQEDQDNQSEYSVGSEEEDEDFDERPEGRRQSKRQLRNEKDKPLPPLLARVGGNIEVLGFNTRQRKAFLNAVMRWGMPPQDAFTTQWLVRDLRGKTEKEFKAYVSLFMRHLCEPGADGSETFADGVPREGLSRQQVLTRIGVMSLVKKKVQEFEHINGRWSMPELMPDPSADSKRSSRASSPTKTSPTTPEASATNSPCTSKPATPAPSEKGDGSRTPLEKDEVENQEEKPEKNRTGEKIETEADAPSPAPSLGERLEPRKISLEEEVPGVPGEMEPEPGYRGDREKSATESTPGERGEEKPLDGQEHRERPEGETGDLGKRAEDVKGDRELRPGPPRDEPRPNGRREEKAEKPRFMFNIADGGFTELHTLWQNEERAAISSGKLNEIWHRRHDYWLLAGIVLHGYARWQDIQNDAQFAIINEPFKTEANKGNFLEMKNKFLARRFKLLEQALVIEEQLRRAAYLNLSQEPAHPAMALHARFAEAECLAESHQHLSKESLAGNKPANAVLHKVLNQLEELLSDMKADVTRLPATLSRIPPIAARLQMSERSILSRLASKGTEPHPTPAFPPGPYATPPGYGAAFSAAPVGALAAAGANYSQMPAGSFITAATNGPPVLVKKEKEMVGALVSDGLDRKEPRAGEVICIDD, encoded by the exons ACGCAAGAAGCTT GACAGTGAGGAGGAATTTGGCTCTGAGCGAGATGAGTACCGGGAGAAGTCAGAGAGTGGAGGCAGCGAATATGGAACTGGACCAGGTCGGAAACGGAGGCGGAAgcacagggaaaaaaaggagaagaagacaAAGCGGCGGAAaaaaggggagggagatgggggacAAAAG CAGGTAGAACAGAAGTCGTCAGCCACTCTGCTTCTGACCTGGGGCCTGGAGGACGTGGAACATGTGTTCTCTGAGGAGGATTACCACACACTTACCAACTACAAAGCCTTTAGCCAGTTCATGAG GCCCCTGATTGCAAAGAAGAATCCTAAGATCCCAATGTCTAAGATGATGACCATCCTTGGGGCCAAATGGAGAGAGTTCAGTGCCAACAACCCCTTCAAGGGGTCGGCAGCTgctgtggcggcggcggcggcagcagcggccGCAGCTGTGGCTGAGCAGGTGTCAGCTGCTGTGTCATCGGCTGCCCCAGTAGCACCTTCCggaccccccaccctcccaccacctccttctGCTGATACCCAGCCCCCACCCATCCGAAGAGCCAAAACCAAAGAGGGCAAAG GTCCAGGCCATAAAAGGCGGAGTAAGAGCCCCCGAGTGCCTGATGGACGCAAGAAGCTTCGGGGAAAGAAGATGGCACCGCTCAAAATCAAACTAGGGCTGCTAGGTggcaagaggaagaagggaggctcG TATGTCTTGCAGAGTGATGAGGGCCCTGAACCAGAGGCCGAGGAGTCAGATCTGGACAGCGGGAGCGTCCACAGCGCCTCAGGCCGGCCTGACGGCCCTGTCCGCACCAAAAAGCTCAAGAGAGGGCGgccaggaaggaagaagaggaaag TCCTGGGCTGTCCCACAGTGGCCGGGGAGGAGGAGGTTGATGGCTACGAGACGGATCATCAGGATTACTGTGAGGTGTGCCAGCAGGGTGGGGAAATTATTCTGTGTGACACCTGCCCTCGTGCCTACCACCTTGTCTGCCTCGATCCTGAGCTGGACCGGGCTCCTGAGGGCAAATGGAGCTGCCCCCACTGT GAGAAGGAGGGGGTACAGTGGGaggccaaggaggaggaggaagagtatgaagagggagaggaagaaggggagaaggaggaggaagatgaccACATGGAGTACTGCCGCGTGTGCAAGGATGGGGGCGAGCTCCTGTGCTGTGATGCATGTATTTCTTCATACCACATTCACTGTCTGAACCCGCCCCTGCCCGACATCCCCAATGGGGAGTGGCTGTGTCCCCGGTGCACG TGCCCTGTACTGAAGGGCCGTGTGCAGAAGATCCTGCACTGGCGGTGGGGGGAGCCACCCGTGTCTGTGCCAGCACCCCAGCAGGCGGACGGGAACCCTGATGCCCCACCGCCCCGTCCTCTTCAAGGCCGCTCAGAGCGCGAGTTCTTCGTCAAGTGGGTGGGGCTGTCCTACTGGCACTGCTCCTGGGCCAAGGAGCTTCAG TTGGAGATCTTCCACTTGGTAATGTACCGAAACTACCAGCGAAAGAATGACATGGATGAGCCCCCGCCCCTGGACTACGGCTCCGGTGAGGACGACGGGAAGAGCGATAAACGCAAGGTGAAGGACCCGCACTACGCGGAGATGGAAGAGAAGTACTATCGCTTTGGCATCAAGCCGGAGTGGATGACCGTCCACCGCATCATCAACCACAG TGTGGATAAAAAGGGGAATTACCACTATCTAGTGAAATGGAGGGACTTGCCCTATGACCAGTCCACGTGGGAGGAGGATGAAATGAATATCCCTGAATATGAAGACCATAAGCAGAGCTACTGGAGACACCG AGAACTGATTATGGGGGAGGACCCCGCCCAGCCCCGCAAgtacaagaagaagaagaaggagctGCAGGGAGATGGACCTCCCAGCTCTCCTACTAATGAC CCTACGGTGAAATATGAGACTCAGCCACGGTTTATCACAGCCACGGGAGGCACACTGCACATGTATCAGCTGGAAGGCTTGAACTGGCTGCGCTTCTCCTGGGCCCAGGGAACTGACACCATCCTGGCTGATGAGATGGGACTGGGCAAGACCATACAGACCATCGTCTTCCTCTACTCACTCTATAAGGAg GGCCACACAAAGGGTCCCTTCCTGGTGAGCGCCCCTCTCTCTACCATCATTAACTGGGAGCGGGAGTTCCAGATGTGGGCACCTAAGTTCTATGTGGTGACGTACACGGGTGACAAGGACAGCCGCGCCATCATTCGAGAGAACGAGTTTTCCTTTGAAGATAATGCTATCAAGGGTGGCAAGAAAGCTTTTAAGATGAAG CCCGGCGGACAGTGGCTGTGTTGGCAGAGGGAGGCGCAGGTGAAGTTCCACGTTCTTCTGACATCGTATGAGCTGATCACCATCGATCAGGCGGCCCTTGGCTCCATCCGCTGGGCCTGCCTCGTGGTGGATGAAGCCCATCGGCTCAAGAATAACCAGTCCAAG TTTTTCAGGGTCCTTAATGGCTACAAGATAGATCATAAGTTGCTGCTGACAGGGACTCCGTTGCAGAATAATCTGGAGGAGCTCTTCCATCTGCTGAACTTCCTCACCCCAGAGAGGTTTAA CAacctggaaggcttcctggaggaatttGCCGACATATCCAAAGAAGACCAGATTAAGAAACTGCACGATTTGCTGGGGCCGCACATGCTGCGGAGGCTCAAGGCTGATGTCTTCAAGAACATGCCAGCCAAGACAGAGCTCATTGTTCGGGTGGAGCTGAGCCCCATGCAGAA GAAATACTACAAGTACATCCTGACTCGGAACTTTGAGGCCTTGAATTCGCGAGGTGGTGGGAACCAAGTGTCGCTGCTCAACATCATGATGGATCTTAAGAAGTGCTGCAACCACCCCTACCTCTTCCCCGTGGCTGCTATG GAGTCCCCCAAACTCCCCAGTGGGGCCTATGAAGGTGGGGCACTTATTAAGGCATCTGGCAAGCTAATGCTCCTGCAGAAGATGCTCCGCAAGCTGAAGGAGCAAGGACACAGAGTCCTCATCTTCTCTCAG atGACCAAGATGTTGGACCTGCTAGAAGACTTTCTAGACTACGAAGGGTACAAGTATGAGCGCATCGACGGTGGCATCACAGGCGCTCTGAGGCAGGAGGCTATCGATCGGTTCAATG CTCCCGGGGCGCAGCAGTTCTGCTTCCTGCTGTCCACCCGAGCTGGAGGCCTGGGCATCAATCTGGCCACTGCTGACACGGTCATCATCTTCGATTCTGACTGGAATCCCCATAACGACATCCAG GCCTTCAGCCGCGCTCATCGGATCGGCCAGGCCAACAAGGTGATGATTTACCGGTTTGTGACCCGTGCATCCGTGGAAGAGCGAATCACGCAAGTAGCCAAGAGGAAGATGATGCTGACGCATCTGGTGGTACGGCCTGGGCTAGGCTCCAAGGCGGGCTCCATGTCCAAGCAGGAGCTGGATGACATCCTCAAATTTGGCACTGAGGAGCTGTTCAAGGATGAAAACGAGG GCGAGAACAAGGAGGAGGACAGCAGTGTTATTCACTATGACAACGAGGCCATCGCTCGGCTGTTGGACCGGAACCAGGATGCAACAGAGGACACAGACGTGCAGAACATGAACGAGTATCTTAGCTCCTTCAAGGTGGCCCAGTATGTGGTGCGGGAGGAAGACAAG ATTGAGGAGATCGAACGGGAGATCATCAAGCAGGAGGAGAATGTGGACCCCGACTACTGGGAGAAGCTCTTGAGGCATCACTatgagcagcagcaggaggaccTGGCCCGGAACCTGGGCAAAGGCAAGCGGGTTCGCAAACAGGTCAACTACAACGATGCTGCTCAGGAGGACCAAG ATAACCAGTCCGAATACTCAGTGGGATCAGAGGAAGAAGACGAAGACTTTGATGAACGTCCAGAAG GGCGTCGACAGTCAAAGAGGCAGCTCCGGAATGAGAAGGATAAACCACTGCCTCCGCTGCTGGCTCGAGTCGGGGGCAATATCGAG GTGCTGGGCTTTAACACCCGGCAGCGGAAGGCCTTCCTCAATGCAGTGATGCGCTGGGGGATGCCCCCACAGGATGCCTTCACCACACAGTGGCTGGTGCGGGACCTGAGgggaaagacagagaaggagTTCAA GGCCTACGTGTCTCTGTTCATGCGCCATCTCTGTGAGCCCGGGGCAGACGGCTCTGAAACATTTGCTGACGGCGTTCCTCGGGAGGGCCTGAGTCGCCAGCAAGTGCTGACCCGAATTGGAGTCATGTCTCTTGTCAAGAAGAAG GTACAGGAGTTTGAACACATCAATGGGCGCTGGTCGATGCCTGAGCTGATGCCTGATCCCAGTGCCGACTCTAAGCGCTCCTCTAGAGCCTCCTCTCCTACCAAAACGTCTCCCACCACCCCTGAGGCCTCTGCCACCAACAGTCCTTGCACTTCTAAACCTG CTACTCCAGCTCCAAGTGAGAAGGGAGACGGCTCGAGGACACCTCTTGAAAAGGATGAAGTGGAAAACCAGGAGGAGAAGCCTGAGAAGAACAGAACTGGGGAGAAGATAGAGACAGAG GCCGATGCCCCTAGCCCAGCCCCATCACTTGGGGAGCGGCTGGAGCCAAGGAAGATTTCTCTAGAGGAGGAGGTGCCAGGAGTGCCTGGAGAAATGGAGCCTGAGCCTGGGTACCGGGGGGACAGAGAGAAGTCAG cCACAGAGTCGACGccaggagagaggggggaggagaagcCGTTGGATGgacaggagcacagggagaggccGGAGGGGGAAACAGGGGATTTGGGCAAGCGAG CAGAAGATGTGAAAGGGGACCGGGAGCTGCGACCTGGCCCTCCCCGGGACGAGCCACGGCCCAATGGGCGGCGcgaggagaaggcagagaagccTCGGTTCATGTTCAATATCGCAGATGGAGGCTTCACAG AGCTTCACACGCTGTGGCAGAATGAGGAACGGGCAGCTATTTCCTCAGGAAAACTCAATGAGATCTGGCACCGAAGACATGACTATTGGCTTCTGGCTGGGATTGTCCT CCATGGCTATGCACGGTGGCAGGACATCCAGAATGATGCTCAGTTTGCCATTATCAATGAGCCATTTAAAACTGAAGCCAATAAGGGGAACTTTCTGGAGATGAAAAATAAGTTCCTGGCCCGGAGATTCAAG CTCCTGGAGCAGGCGCTGGTGATCGAGGAGCAGCTTCGGCGGGCGGCCTACCTGAACCTATCGCAAGAGCCGGCGCACCCCGCCATGGCCCTCCACGCCCGCTTCGCCGAGGCCGAATGCCTGGCCGAGAGCCACCAGCACCTCTCCAAGGAGTCGCTGGCGGGGAACAAGCCGGCCAACGCCGTCCTGCACAAGG TTCTGAACCAGCTGGAGGAGTTGCTGAGCGACATGAAGGCGGACGTGACCCGCCTGCCAGCCACGCTGTCCCGAATCCCCCCCATCGCAGCCCGCCTTCAGATGTCCGAGCGCAGCATTCTCAGCCGGCTGGCCAGCAAGGGCACGGAGCCTCACCCCACACCG gcCTTTCCCCCGGGGCCCTACGCTACACCTCCGGGATACGGGGCGGCCTTCAGCGCCGCACCCGTCGGGGCCCTGGCCGCCGCAGGCGCCAACTACAGCCAGATGCCTGCCGGGTCCTTCATCACAG CCGCCACCAACGGCCCTCCAGTGCTggtgaagaaggagaaggaaatggtGGGGGCATTGGTGTCAGACGGGCTGGATCGGAAGGAGCCCCGAGCCGGGGAGGTGATCTGTATAGACGActga